The DNA sequence TCTatagaaacatttttttttttttttcgatatGATTTGTTTCTGTGTGTATGATTCCATTGATAACAGCATATTTCTTTGCTAGCATTTTAAAACAGGAGCTATTCCCAGCTGACGGGTAAATTTCACCTGCTGGCTTAAGATGTGCTGGTGTTTCCTTGGCTACGGGAGTGAGAATGTCCTCCTTCAAGAGGTCTTCAGTGCCACCAGATGCTTCTAACAGGCTTTCTCTAGAAAATTCTTCAAAGGACATGGACAAAAATGTCACTCGGTACAGTATATGACCCACCATTAAAccttaaagcagtgtttctcaacccagtcctcggggacccccagaaaaTCGACAACACAGAATTCCTGGTTCTGGTGtgtcgggagctgggagggagcaaaaatgtgaactgtcttggggggccctgaggactgggttcagAAACACTGCCTTAAAGTACCACCAGAGCTACTGCAATTACGCCAATCAATACATAAGACATGAGTCCTCAAATGATTGTACGTCATTACTTTTTGTGTCTGCGGAACTATTGTATTAGGTTCTCTAGCAACACCAATTGTGGAGAAAAATGCCCTTTTCTTAGAATGCATTTTCCTATAAATAGGGCAAACGCAGTTACAATGCAGAGGAAAGGCTGAGCTGAACAATAATTGCATGCAATATTTTCAGGGCACATCGAAAGGTACAATGCATGCATTTTTGGGAATCGTACGTCATATTTCTTGGAATCCATTTCAGAGCTCGGCAAGGTGAGCCAAAATTGCTATTTAACTTTGAATAATCAGAAGACTTATTCATAAAGAATTTGAAACCCTCATGCAGGAAGCAAGACTTGTCATGACTTAACCAAATGAACACACACTTGAATACAGATATGTGTGATTTGTATAATTTTAATTCATTGTACAAAGTAAAGGGAAGGTAGGGAAGTAGAAGCTATTTCTGAGCTAGTGTAAAAATATCAGCGTACGGAAAACAGATACGCAATGTCTTTTCCCTGGAGTACAGTTCATCCTGGGAAAGGCTGGCTTACTCTCGTTTGCAGTACAACCCAACATCTGGCACCTGGCACCATGCTGGTCATAACTACTGATCCCTCCGATCTTTGTCTAAACACTTCACTTCGTTAATAATGAGAAGTCGTTCTCTtgagtgtgtttgcatgttgtccccatgccgtcgtggggtttcctccgggtactccggtttccccccacagtccaaagacatgctgaagctaattggagttactgaattgcccgtaggtgtgcatgtgtgagtgtgccctgtgatgggctggcccccccatcctgggttgttccctgcctcgtgcccattgcttcctggatacgctccggacccccccgcgacccagtaagataagcgggttggaaaatggtcAAGATTGCGGTCAGCAGTCTCTTTCCTTCCCTCTTCCTATGGCAAAATCAAATCCACTCTCCCACTCCTCGCCATCCTATTTGCTCACCCGGCATCCTACGACGTTGCACAAGGCATTACAGGAGCTTGAGTTTGCGCTATGCTATTACGCTAAGTCATCCTTCAGATCCTCCATCACTATGACCCTGGTAAGGAATCGATTTCCCCCCAATCCCATTCCGTGAACTGCTCGCCCGGGCATGAGCTGAAACGCTGCCAAAAACGCATAAAGTACTGCCATCCATTCCCCCCTACACTGACATATTGTTTGGAAAGtgcatccccctcccccagcacacCCTAACCTTCCATTTGGCAGCGCAGCTTCTCGAAGGCCTCTGCAGTGGCCTTGTCTTCTGCGTTCCACCCTCCCTCGTCCTCCGGGAGCTCGTCCCCGGCCGTCGCGTTGTCTGGGCTCGGCCGGTCTGACAGGCAGCTCTCGGAGGAGCACTCTTCCCCAGCGGCCCCCCCGTGCTGCTGACGGTATAGGTGGTGCTCCACCAGGAACTGTAGCTCTGCACAGTGGGGCACAACAGTAAGGAGACTGGAAGCATAATAATGACATCTGCACAGCTAGTTTGCTCAAATGCCTTTCCCTGTAATCTCCTTATTAATTCCAGTTTAACACTGGTCACATGATGCTTAGTCTATGTCAGCAGTTCTCAGTAGCTGTCAGGGTAGCTAGGAGCTACTTTGGAAAATAGACACATTTGCTGTTTTACTAGTCTATTCAGATGCCTGGGGCTTTCACCCATCAGTACATGGAGAGTGAGCCAAGTGACTGCCACAATCGAGGAGTAGCTGACCTGGCACCTGACCAGTCAACCGTGAATTCCTGTCACTGGGGCAGGCGGGAGGCTACCTTTCATAGTTGGTGTGCCGCGAGCCCCCTTCCGTCTCTGCCGGGGGGAGTTTAGCAGCGCTGCCTAGGGAAACAGGCCAGATATTAGGCAGCTCCACAGAAAGCCTCAAAATGAGGTTCTGGACACGTCAACACATGCATTATGTACCACAGTGCAGCCGGAAAGGACATTCGATTCCTATTGTGATTAATCTGTGTGGGGAAAACGGGAGTGTGTTTCACTGCATATGAGCAATTTAATGTTTGCGAAATAGAACTCTGTAGATAAAGGGTCACCTTCTTCTCCCTGGCTAATACCTGCACAGATCAGCTAATGGCTAATAgctaagcagttagaagatgagTGCGGGATATCACCTTGTACAGCTGATTGGGAAGTCGGTCTTCATCAATTTCTGTAAAACAGCATCAAATTATAGTCAATATGGAACGCAAACATTAGTGATAAAGAGGTTCACAGCTTATTTTGTAGTCTTTGCGCAGTTTTCTGGGTCGTatctgcaacagcaataaaaaaattaGCATGGCAATTAAAATTGGCTGCAGGGtctgtgtattttatttataagaACATGCACAGCTCCAAATCGGAGAGTAGGCAAGCAAATGTACTGCACAGCAAAGCAAGGTGAAGTGCTGACCAGCACGCTTTAGTGCTACTCCGGAACCTGCTGTCAGCAGCTGAAGCAGCAGGCGTAGATAAAATATCACATACGAGcacaaactaaataaaatgCGACAACATTCCGAAGGCAAAGTAGAGAAATTATCCACCACAACAAGCAGATTCAACCAAGTTTTGAGCTAGCTTAACACATGCCTATCTCAGGGCCTTTCAACTTTTTTCTAGGACACCGCCTAGTTGCCTGGCAACTACTCATCCCGAGACACCAGGAAAACTGCGTGTATATAAAAACAACTAAATATGTATTACATGCCAGGGTGTTTTTTTCCATCTTTAATCTACAACAAAAGCCACAGATGAAAAGAGAAGATATCTGGGTCTATTAAGCTGAATCAGCTCTCTTTGTGTCTGATCCTAGTAGAGGATATTATTTCATTTCTTTTATTTAGTTCGGAAGGTCTTGTAGAAAATTATGGTTTTAGCTTTTGCAGGCTTCctaacagtacaaaaacatttgTTTAGGTGAACTGGCTTCTTTAAAACTGCAGATAGTGTGTGATCATGTGTCTggttgtttgtgtgtgagccctGTGCTGGACTGGCGTCAAATGCGGGTGTTCCCCGGCTAGAGCCATACGTTTCCTGGGAAAAACCCCAGGCTCACTGTCAACCTCTACTGTAATTGCTGGAAGGTAGGAGGAGGAACTGAATCTGCTTTTAACTGATCTGACAAAACGTGCACCCCCGTCATTTTAAGGCAAGCGAACAGAATTTCACTGGACCCTGTCACTCCACATGGAGAACATCcaagttttgtttatttatgtttctAAATCTTTAATCTTTGCAGTCTGGAGATCTTAAAGGCAACCGGGGAGTAATTCTTAGATGTGTTTTCTGCCTTCCATATTGGTTCTGGCAAACTGATGTTCTCAGCGCTTAGTTACTCTAATGAATCCCAGAAGTACAACCCAAGAGTTCATCCCAGTCAATGTGGAGCTGTTGCCAAACTC is a window from the Brienomyrus brachyistius isolate T26 chromosome 8, BBRACH_0.4, whole genome shotgun sequence genome containing:
- the LOC125748188 gene encoding protein phosphatase 1 regulatory subunit 1A-like — encoded protein: METGSPRKIQFTVPLLDTHLDPEAAEQIRRRRPTPATLVASSDQSSPEIDEDRLPNQLYKAALLNSPRQRRKGARGTPTMKELQFLVEHHLYRQQHGGAAGEECSSESCLSDRPSPDNATAGDELPEDEGGWNAEDKATAEAFEKLRCQMEEFSRESLLEASGGTEDLLKEDILTPVAKETPAHLKPAGEMKVSPLAKEDKKDALEEEI